The following coding sequences are from one Granulicella sp. L56 window:
- a CDS encoding flagellar biosynthesis protein FlhB produces the protein MSEKGTEQATPQRKKKAKERGDSVRSRELLSAIAMLGGVLMLGATAHGFVSGWGKVYAESVRSAAVGEVNGEQRWNEAIRQMLEPALLPVGLVLAASFTGTLIAGVAQVGGVEIHPNAIEPQFGKLNPITNLGHLFSLQSATRVMKSLVPAAAMVVLGWGALKTLMLPMPVMSLVRLSTTFSTAYGLALDAAWITLAWSALDYAIEWRSWNERLKMSKQEVREEMKDAMGNPQVKGRVRQIQRAMRKRKVKADISRASVVITNPTHYAVALEFSFETMQAPIVLAKGRDLLAAEIREEARWAGIPIVENPPLARSLYRAVEPGQSIPFELYAAVAGILAYLYRQKVEERLRRERQKQQAQQVTERPVPSGLIGLRGYGGGM, from the coding sequence ATGAGCGAAAAAGGAACAGAGCAAGCCACGCCTCAACGAAAGAAGAAGGCGAAAGAAAGAGGAGACAGCGTTCGCAGCCGCGAGCTTCTTTCTGCGATTGCAATGCTTGGCGGCGTGCTTATGTTAGGGGCAACGGCGCACGGATTCGTATCAGGCTGGGGCAAGGTGTATGCGGAAAGCGTGCGCTCTGCGGCTGTCGGTGAGGTAAATGGAGAGCAGCGATGGAATGAGGCCATTCGGCAGATGCTTGAGCCTGCTCTGTTGCCCGTGGGGCTGGTGCTGGCTGCTAGTTTTACCGGAACACTGATCGCGGGAGTGGCCCAGGTCGGCGGTGTTGAGATCCATCCGAACGCTATTGAGCCTCAGTTCGGAAAACTCAATCCAATTACAAACCTTGGACATTTGTTCAGCCTGCAGTCTGCGACGCGGGTCATGAAGTCGTTGGTTCCAGCCGCTGCAATGGTGGTGCTTGGCTGGGGCGCACTGAAGACATTGATGTTGCCGATGCCGGTGATGAGTCTGGTGCGGTTGTCCACGACCTTCTCAACAGCGTATGGCCTGGCGCTGGACGCGGCATGGATAACGCTTGCCTGGTCGGCGTTGGATTATGCGATCGAGTGGAGAAGTTGGAACGAGCGGCTCAAGATGAGCAAACAGGAAGTGCGTGAAGAGATGAAGGACGCTATGGGGAACCCGCAGGTCAAGGGGAGGGTGAGGCAGATACAAAGGGCGATGCGCAAGCGCAAAGTCAAAGCTGACATATCTCGTGCAAGCGTCGTCATCACCAATCCAACGCATTATGCAGTCGCACTGGAGTTCAGCTTCGAGACGATGCAGGCACCCATCGTATTGGCGAAGGGGCGAGACTTACTCGCGGCGGAGATTCGCGAAGAGGCCCGCTGGGCAGGCATTCCTATCGTTGAAAATCCGCCGTTGGCGCGAAGTCTTTATCGAGCGGTCGAGCCTGGGCAGTCGATTCCATTTGAGTTGTATGCGGCGGTAGCAGGAATTCTGGCGTATCTGTATCGCCAAAAAGTAGAAGAGCGGCTAAGACGCGAACGTCAGAAGCAGCAGGCACAGCAGGTTACAGAGCGTCCTGTGCCGTCTGGATTAATTGGATTGCGCGGCTATGGAGGTGGGATGTGA
- a CDS encoding flagellar biosynthetic protein FliR produces the protein MNLETSTLVADWPQYLMVGVLVMIRLSGSMVFAPLFSSAAIAPRIKAGFVIAMTVLLTPAVAAIPNLRTTLDARSVLGELGVGLVFGLSLMLLNEALMFAGMLLGMQFSFSLVNLMDPNSMIETPVLGQMLSWLGILVIIGAGLDRSLLAAVVRSFRTVPVGQAVIEAKTGEALAMMAGGIFLAGLQLAAPVIAASLAVEMTISLVGRLSPQLPAMVMSIPLKTMVSYAVLIGSLAVWPGWIEHHFVGLLDAAGRLMTAL, from the coding sequence ATGAACCTTGAGACGAGTACGTTGGTCGCGGACTGGCCGCAGTATCTGATGGTGGGCGTGCTAGTAATGATCCGGCTCAGTGGATCAATGGTATTTGCCCCATTGTTTTCCTCAGCGGCAATTGCACCGCGAATCAAGGCGGGATTTGTCATTGCGATGACGGTGCTGTTGACACCTGCCGTGGCTGCAATCCCGAACCTGAGGACCACGCTTGATGCTCGCTCGGTATTGGGCGAGCTGGGCGTTGGGTTAGTGTTTGGCCTGTCTTTGATGCTGCTGAATGAAGCTTTGATGTTCGCCGGAATGCTGTTGGGAATGCAGTTTAGCTTTTCACTGGTCAACCTGATGGACCCCAACTCGATGATCGAAACACCTGTCCTGGGGCAGATGCTTAGTTGGCTCGGAATACTCGTGATCATTGGTGCAGGCCTAGACCGAAGTTTGCTGGCGGCGGTGGTGCGAAGCTTTCGCACGGTACCGGTAGGGCAGGCAGTGATCGAGGCGAAGACTGGTGAGGCATTAGCAATGATGGCCGGTGGAATCTTCCTGGCCGGGTTGCAACTGGCAGCGCCGGTCATTGCAGCTTCGCTTGCTGTCGAGATGACAATTTCGCTCGTCGGTCGGCTGTCACCTCAGCTTCCGGCGATGGTGATGAGCATTCCGCTGAAGACGATGGTCTCGTATGCCGTGTTGATCGGGAGCCTGGCCGTATGGCCGGGATGGATTGAGCATCACTTCGTGGGATTGCTTGATGCGGCAGGAAGGTTGATGACCGCGCTATGA
- a CDS encoding flagellar biosynthetic protein FliQ: MGPDQTVEMMRKVLMEAMMLSAPLLVAACVVSLVVSLLQTLTSVQEQTLTVVPRLVTVFIVTMATLPWMVHRMVSFTVRLFSDFHRYLG; encoded by the coding sequence ATGGGACCCGACCAGACTGTAGAGATGATGAGAAAAGTGCTGATGGAGGCGATGATGTTGAGCGCGCCGCTGTTGGTGGCGGCATGCGTGGTCAGTCTTGTGGTCAGTCTTCTGCAGACGCTGACCAGCGTGCAGGAGCAAACGCTGACTGTCGTTCCAAGGTTAGTGACCGTATTCATCGTGACGATGGCGACCTTGCCGTGGATGGTGCATCGGATGGTGAGCTTTACGGTGCGCCTGTTCAGCGACTTTCACCGGTACTTGGGATAG
- the fliP gene encoding flagellar type III secretion system pore protein FliP (The bacterial flagellar biogenesis protein FliP forms a type III secretion system (T3SS)-type pore required for flagellar assembly.), producing the protein MPLARGLYWCGLLLAILSMFSPVLHAQRVNAVPMAGIFVAPESFWVKHMPKPTKAAHKASITPAATRASGTDKQSGSGNNSDSIAKVIEANRSVPWSIVLGLTLLTLLPAILLSITPMVRLLVVFHFLRQALGTQTAPSNQILMGLALMMTWFLMQPVLLKVEQVAVVPYQAGAISGMEAMDRGLVPVKEYMLRYAREKDLEVFAAAGIGTRPQSRADLPIQVIIPAYILSELKAGFQIGAVLFLPFLLVDLVVASVTTSVGMMQLPPVVISTPLKILLFVMVDGWNLLAHQLIKSF; encoded by the coding sequence ATGCCTTTAGCACGCGGACTCTACTGGTGTGGATTGTTATTAGCGATACTCAGCATGTTCTCGCCGGTGCTGCATGCGCAACGAGTCAACGCAGTCCCAATGGCCGGAATATTTGTGGCCCCGGAATCGTTCTGGGTGAAGCATATGCCAAAGCCGACGAAGGCCGCGCACAAGGCCAGCATCACTCCTGCTGCCACAAGGGCCAGTGGGACTGACAAACAATCGGGATCCGGCAACAACAGCGATTCAATCGCGAAGGTCATCGAAGCAAACAGAAGTGTGCCGTGGTCGATTGTTTTAGGGCTCACTCTTTTGACACTGCTGCCCGCAATTCTTTTATCGATCACACCGATGGTGCGCCTGCTGGTTGTCTTTCATTTTCTGCGGCAGGCATTAGGAACGCAGACCGCGCCATCAAACCAGATTTTGATGGGCTTGGCGTTGATGATGACCTGGTTTCTGATGCAGCCGGTTTTGCTGAAGGTAGAACAAGTAGCGGTAGTTCCTTATCAGGCAGGAGCGATCTCAGGCATGGAGGCCATGGATCGCGGTCTTGTCCCTGTAAAGGAATACATGCTGAGGTATGCGCGCGAGAAAGATCTGGAAGTCTTCGCAGCCGCGGGGATAGGGACTCGACCCCAGTCACGAGCGGACCTTCCTATTCAGGTAATAATTCCAGCTTATATTCTCAGCGAGCTAAAAGCCGGATTTCAGATTGGGGCGGTGCTGTTTCTTCCGTTCCTTCTCGTAGACCTGGTGGTAGCAAGTGTCACGACGTCCGTAGGCATGATGCAGTTGCCGCCTGTGGTGATATCGACGCCACTAAAAATTCTGCTCTTTGTGATGGTGGATGGGTGGAACCTGCTTGCCCATCAGTTGATCAAAAGTTTCTGA
- a CDS encoding flagellar biosynthetic protein FliO → MMHSLRGAVRVSGTKTSAHPGGLAGWLLGRLGEAGAKRQAAIKQMRLLETLPLGGRRNLMLVSCAGELFLVGGSAESIESIVRVQGGTSQSIAAKGMDGLCL, encoded by the coding sequence ATGATGCATTCTCTGCGAGGTGCGGTGCGAGTGAGTGGAACAAAGACATCAGCCCATCCAGGCGGTCTTGCCGGATGGCTGCTTGGTCGCCTGGGAGAAGCAGGGGCTAAACGCCAAGCTGCCATTAAGCAAATGCGGTTGCTCGAGACGCTGCCGCTGGGCGGGAGACGAAATTTGATGTTGGTGAGTTGCGCGGGAGAACTCTTTCTGGTGGGAGGGAGCGCGGAAAGTATTGAGTCTATTGTGCGGGTTCAGGGCGGAACTTCACAGAGCATCGCGGCGAAGGGGATGGATGGTTTATGCCTTTAG
- a CDS encoding FliM/FliN family flagellar motor C-terminal domain-containing protein gives MMETEMEWTEITDRSGATFGEDSGSMLNPSVPWMSRIEEHSAWPKLSGLELMMAVEVPLLRFKVQDLLGLSEGQVFESAFSDTEDVPLRIGGVQLGWTEFEVVDQKIALRLTRLV, from the coding sequence ATGATGGAGACAGAGATGGAGTGGACAGAGATAACAGATCGCAGCGGGGCTACGTTCGGAGAGGACTCAGGTTCTATGTTGAATCCGTCAGTCCCCTGGATGTCGAGAATTGAAGAGCATTCTGCGTGGCCCAAGCTGTCTGGCTTGGAGCTGATGATGGCAGTTGAAGTACCGCTGCTTCGGTTTAAAGTGCAAGACCTTTTGGGGCTGTCCGAAGGTCAGGTATTCGAGAGCGCATTCTCGGACACAGAGGATGTTCCTTTGAGGATAGGCGGCGTACAACTCGGCTGGACGGAGTTTGAAGTGGTCGACCAGAAGATTGCTTTGAGGCTGACAAGGCTTGTTTAG
- the fliL gene encoding flagellar basal body-associated protein FliL, giving the protein MRKDAASKSVAAVDAHTHLLALDPLLVNLADQGESTYLRLSITLQVEDAIATKDSRATNNKSGDDVTAAVRDTALTVLGQQTADSLLAPSGKEDLKVELLKALNEHDPDIKVKKILFTDFLVQR; this is encoded by the coding sequence ATGCGGAAAGATGCGGCATCGAAGAGCGTGGCCGCCGTGGATGCTCATACCCATCTGTTGGCGCTCGATCCACTGCTTGTGAACCTCGCAGATCAAGGGGAAAGCACCTATTTGAGACTGTCGATCACTCTGCAGGTTGAAGATGCTATCGCGACGAAGGACTCCAGGGCCACGAACAATAAGAGTGGCGATGACGTCACGGCCGCAGTTCGTGACACTGCCTTGACCGTACTTGGCCAGCAAACGGCGGATAGCTTATTAGCGCCGTCTGGAAAAGAAGATCTGAAGGTCGAGCTGCTGAAGGCCTTGAATGAGCATGACCCTGACATCAAGGTGAAGAAGATACTCTTCACTGATTTTCTAGTGCAGCGGTAG
- a CDS encoding flagellar hook protein FlgE, giving the protein MGSFSTALSGLSADSVALNTIGNNLANLNTTAFKKQTTNFEDLFYQQIGENGSNDALQVGVGTKVASTSTSYLQGSINPTGDTNDMALSGDGFFVVQQGGVQSLTRAGDFQLDSSGNLTTAEGENVMGYNAVNGAISGSSALAPLTLPTGSTESAKATQNFSMTANLNAGATVGTSFTAPPVQVYDSLGQTHQLTISFTKTAANTWDYSVALPAGDYTGTATNTTGTLTFDSSGNLVSPTGTLAAIGFPSLPNGASDLSVNWNLDDATGNPTISQTTGASAGNASNQDGFTSGVYQGFGVDSSGIITATYSNGQKQVVGQVAVATVANDQGLTVTGNNNYTTTAASGQANIGVAGTGSRGTITDSALELSNVDISSEFADLIVAQRAFEANSKTVTTFDTVTQDTLAMIR; this is encoded by the coding sequence ATGGGATCATTTTCAACTGCATTGAGCGGCTTGAGTGCAGACTCGGTGGCACTGAACACGATTGGAAACAATCTGGCGAACCTTAACACGACTGCCTTCAAAAAGCAGACGACCAATTTCGAAGATCTCTTCTATCAACAGATTGGAGAGAATGGATCCAACGATGCGCTGCAGGTCGGTGTGGGCACGAAGGTCGCCAGCACATCAACAAGCTACCTCCAGGGAAGTATTAACCCCACAGGCGATACCAACGACATGGCATTGAGCGGGGACGGATTTTTTGTTGTCCAGCAGGGCGGAGTACAGTCGCTGACTCGCGCAGGTGATTTTCAATTGGACTCCAGCGGAAACCTCACTACAGCGGAAGGTGAAAATGTGATGGGGTATAACGCTGTCAACGGGGCCATCAGTGGCAGCAGCGCGCTTGCGCCGCTAACACTGCCGACTGGATCGACCGAGTCGGCAAAGGCAACCCAGAACTTCTCGATGACGGCGAATCTAAATGCAGGCGCGACGGTCGGAACCTCTTTTACTGCTCCTCCGGTACAGGTCTATGATTCCCTGGGGCAAACGCATCAACTGACCATATCGTTCACGAAAACGGCAGCAAACACATGGGATTACAGCGTGGCGCTTCCTGCTGGAGACTATACGGGCACGGCTACGAACACCACCGGAACTCTCACGTTCGACTCGAGCGGAAACTTAGTCTCGCCGACCGGTACCTTGGCAGCAATCGGCTTTCCCAGTCTGCCGAACGGGGCCAGCGATTTGAGCGTCAACTGGAACCTGGATGATGCCACTGGCAATCCGACAATCTCTCAGACGACGGGCGCCTCGGCGGGCAACGCAAGCAACCAGGATGGGTTTACAAGTGGCGTTTACCAGGGCTTCGGTGTTGATTCGAGCGGAATTATCACAGCTACTTATAGCAACGGCCAAAAGCAAGTTGTTGGTCAGGTCGCGGTGGCTACTGTGGCAAATGATCAGGGATTGACTGTCACTGGGAACAATAATTACACGACCACTGCGGCTTCGGGGCAGGCGAATATCGGGGTTGCGGGGACAGGCTCTCGCGGAACGATCACTGACAGTGCGTTGGAGTTGTCAAATGTAGATATCTCTTCTGAATTTGCAGATTTGATCGTTGCACAGCGCGCCTTTGAAGCGAACTCAAAGACGGTCACTACATTCGACACAGTGACCCAGGATACGCTTGCAATGATCAGATAA
- a CDS encoding flagellar hook capping FlgD N-terminal domain-containing protein, which yields MSDINLTGGIGSAAATTVASALSPKATAKDAAATGSAASSSSSDAASDGATITSSDFLTLLVTELKNQDPTQPTDPNAYIQQLVGVNSLQQLISINQDLTPIPASTSTTGT from the coding sequence ATGTCAGACATAAATTTGACCGGTGGAATAGGGTCGGCAGCGGCGACTACGGTCGCTTCCGCGCTGTCGCCGAAAGCCACGGCAAAAGACGCAGCGGCAACAGGGAGTGCTGCATCAAGCAGTTCCAGTGATGCGGCTTCGGACGGGGCGACGATTACATCGAGCGATTTTCTGACGCTGCTGGTAACAGAGTTGAAGAACCAGGATCCCACGCAGCCGACCGATCCAAATGCCTACATCCAGCAGTTGGTGGGCGTAAATAGCTTGCAGCAGTTGATCTCGATCAATCAGGATCTAACGCCTATACCGGCATCTACTTCAACTACCGGCACCTAG
- a CDS encoding FliI/YscN family ATPase, which translates to MPAQKMLGSYFTQLATRSALRWSGRVVEANEQTVEAEGPLCSVGECCEILDGEGRRHRAEVIGFRGRHVLAMPLEATRGIRYGDSLMATGRTPEIAVGEEMEGRIFNALGEPLDEMPVPRSAQMWPLDGAVPHPMEREPIKESLQTGLRVIDGMLTVGRGQRVGIFGGSGVGKSTLIGMMTRNTAADLTVVGLVGERGREVREFVEDSLGKEGRRRSVVLVSTSDQSPLLRMRAAMAATAVAEYYAARGKHVLLVLDSLTRYAMAAREIGLAAGEPPASKGYTPSVFARLAKLVERAGNFQNGSITAFYTVLMEGDDQQDPVVDAVRSLLDGHVVLSRSMAAGGWYPPVDVLDSLSRLMPAVTAPAHRSQAALARRLLAAHARSEDLIRIGAYKAGTDEELDRAMRAMPGLREFLEQGSHERVTMEQTVARLSAMEL; encoded by the coding sequence ATGCCGGCGCAGAAAATGCTTGGATCGTACTTTACCCAACTAGCTACCCGTTCGGCATTGCGATGGAGCGGGCGCGTCGTAGAGGCCAATGAGCAGACGGTCGAGGCGGAAGGGCCTCTATGTTCGGTAGGCGAGTGTTGCGAGATTCTGGACGGAGAAGGAAGGCGGCATCGCGCAGAGGTCATCGGATTTCGCGGGCGACATGTGCTGGCGATGCCACTTGAGGCGACACGGGGGATTCGCTACGGGGATTCGTTGATGGCGACTGGGAGGACTCCAGAGATTGCGGTTGGAGAAGAGATGGAGGGGCGCATCTTCAATGCGCTGGGTGAGCCTCTCGATGAGATGCCGGTTCCCAGATCGGCGCAGATGTGGCCGCTCGACGGCGCTGTACCGCACCCGATGGAGAGAGAGCCGATTAAAGAGTCGTTGCAGACAGGGCTGCGGGTCATCGATGGAATGTTGACTGTGGGACGCGGTCAGAGGGTGGGGATCTTTGGCGGATCGGGAGTGGGCAAGAGCACATTGATCGGAATGATGACGCGCAATACTGCGGCCGACCTTACGGTTGTGGGCCTGGTAGGGGAGCGTGGGCGTGAAGTGCGCGAGTTCGTCGAGGACTCGCTTGGGAAAGAAGGGCGTCGACGCTCGGTGGTTCTGGTATCTACTTCGGACCAAAGCCCGTTGTTGCGAATGCGCGCGGCGATGGCGGCCACGGCGGTTGCGGAATATTATGCTGCGCGTGGCAAGCATGTGTTGTTAGTGCTGGATTCGCTGACACGGTACGCGATGGCGGCACGGGAGATTGGACTCGCAGCCGGTGAGCCTCCGGCCAGCAAGGGGTATACGCCTTCAGTATTTGCGCGGCTGGCAAAGCTTGTAGAGCGCGCAGGGAACTTTCAGAATGGCAGCATTACGGCGTTCTATACCGTACTGATGGAAGGCGACGATCAACAGGACCCTGTGGTGGATGCTGTGCGATCGCTTCTGGATGGGCACGTAGTTTTGTCGAGGTCGATGGCGGCTGGAGGATGGTATCCGCCCGTGGATGTTCTGGATTCGTTGAGCAGGTTGATGCCCGCGGTTACGGCACCGGCGCATCGATCGCAAGCGGCGCTGGCGCGTCGATTGCTGGCAGCTCATGCGCGGTCGGAGGACCTGATTCGCATTGGGGCTTATAAGGCAGGGACGGACGAAGAACTGGATCGGGCGATGCGAGCGATGCCTGGGCTGCGCGAGTTTCTTGAGCAGGGAAGTCACGAGCGCGTGACGATGGAGCAAACGGTGGCGCGATTGAGTGCAATGGAGCTCTAA
- a CDS encoding FliH/SctL family protein: MISLSEDASNGRANNALPGMPERPINGTRKRNDISRLEFHAVSEPGTSPAQNLDAVQVFDAAEVYTQEQVEELTHQLKLQQLEFEAQLERVRGEARIESREQWEAELSESVAAERARVAHVCEKFAEERKRYFIAVEAEVVKLALAIAERILHREAKLDPLLLTAAVRVVLDKVADNSTMELRVPAAELERWKDALVMETKSRVQLMGDERLGIGECVLETSVGKVELGVSAQLEEIEKGFFDLLQQRPA; encoded by the coding sequence ATGATCTCGCTATCTGAGGACGCGAGCAATGGACGTGCGAACAATGCTTTGCCAGGTATGCCTGAGAGGCCGATCAACGGAACTCGTAAAAGAAATGACATCTCCCGGCTTGAGTTTCATGCGGTGAGTGAGCCTGGAACTTCTCCCGCGCAGAATTTGGACGCGGTACAGGTTTTTGATGCGGCCGAGGTTTACACGCAGGAACAGGTTGAAGAGTTAACGCATCAGTTGAAGCTGCAGCAACTGGAATTCGAGGCACAGCTTGAGAGGGTTCGTGGCGAGGCGCGAATTGAATCGCGGGAGCAGTGGGAAGCAGAGTTGAGCGAGAGCGTGGCAGCGGAACGCGCTCGCGTGGCTCACGTTTGTGAGAAGTTTGCAGAGGAACGCAAGCGCTACTTCATCGCCGTAGAGGCTGAAGTTGTGAAGCTGGCTCTTGCGATTGCAGAGCGTATTCTGCATCGCGAGGCAAAGCTCGATCCCTTGCTCCTGACTGCTGCCGTGCGCGTTGTGCTGGATAAAGTTGCCGACAACAGCACGATGGAGTTGCGCGTTCCTGCTGCCGAGTTGGAGCGATGGAAGGACGCGCTTGTGATGGAGACAAAATCGAGGGTGCAACTGATGGGAGATGAACGGCTGGGCATCGGCGAATGCGTTCTTGAAACATCCGTGGGGAAAGTGGAGCTCGGTGTGAGTGCGCAGTTGGAGGAGATTGAAAAGGGGTTCTTCGATCTTTTGCAGCAGAGGCCCGCTTAA